The genomic region aatatatttatataaaatatataatcctcttaaaattacatgcctaagtagtaaagataatttcgtcagtaaagaaaataattgtagtaacattggatatagttatatgatagtaatgaCTCATTTGAAttgtaaaagtaacaatattatctgcgagattagtgaaagtggtagaaacaacaacaggagtagtgaaataatcaatattaatgcggcaatagtgaaagtaacaataattacggcgggagtagtgaaattatcaatattaatgcggcagtagtgacagtaacaataattacggtgggagtagtgaaagtaacaatgattacgggcaagtagtgaaatgttattactattgttttatttattattgtaaaatattaatagcgggagtagtgaatttgtctcaaactttatttcatcgtaattttaggatatgttatagaaaaatatattaataataaattatgggttatgcaactttagtaattttatttaatgaaaaaaaaaattaatggtaagtagatgttggccgggcgaagccgggcaccaatactagtttgtTTTATATTGAAATACAAAAAAATTATATGGTATAAGTGAAGTCAGAGCATCAAGAAAGTTTATCACTTATGTATATTCTCGATTTTTTACTCACAAAGTTTCTTATGTGTATAAGTCTACTATGTTTTTGTACGCCCTAAACAATAAGACCGCGCTCGTTTTTAAGACAATGGAAGTTATTGTTTGTACTACAATCTTCTAATAGGTTTAAGTGCATGATAACGTCTATTCCCGGGTACACCTAagaaattttcttttattgtgacACTAATGCTTaccaaattcaccaattaacTAATCTCTTTTATCCCAACTTAACGATTGTTCACTTTGTCTATCTATATATAAATATTCTATAATATTAACTTTAGCTGTCTCGAATATATAAGAACCCAATAagatatttatattttttttaatataaagtgTTTTGTCATATGTAATTTATATGCATAAATACAGTTTTTTCTTTATTTGTGTCCATTAATATATTTTGAATAATGGTATAGGGATCATAAAATAATTACTCCCTCCAAATATATATGTTCTTCCTATTTCTCTATTACATGTGagtagtattttaataaaatggaaAGAACATTAaaacttggagggagtatatctTATACTGTAACATTTTAAAGTAGTTGAAATATTTTTAAAATAGGCTATGGCTAGCTAAAATTTTGTCTATTTAAAAAAAGTTACTTAGTATTTTTCAAAATAATTTTTGCTAATTTTCGGAAAAGAAATTAATAATTTCGTAAAAGTTATTGGAAAATCACGTTTTAATCCTCTTTTAATTAGTACAATTGTAGTCGTAATTTGTAAGTCTTATAAATTCAGTTAAAATGTACTTCAAAATAGATATGTAATATATCATTCAATGAGACATTTATAAAGCATTAAAGGCCATTGAACATAAGGATTCAATATAATATTTTGTAATACggagtaattttttttattaaatggcAGGTTTGAATTAGTCTTTGTTTTTTCCTTATTTAGTTGTGCTTTATTTAGTTGCCACATCAACTCTGAATGAAAAATTATGATGCCACATCAGCACTTTTGGCTATTGTATTAAAGAAATATATGATATTTTGTAATACagagtaatttttttttattaaatggcAGGTTTGAATTAGTCTTTGTTTTTTCCTTATTTAGTTGTGCTTTATTTAGCTGCCACATCAACTCTGAATGAAAAATTATGATGACACATCAGCACTTTTGGCTATTGTATTAAAGAAAtgtatgatatgatatgatatgatatgattgacgctgaacatgttatttatttatttatacaaaaattataGTGTAAGTCGATTGCATCTCGTGAGACGGTTCACTTTTATAAAATAGTTGTTGATTTATTATTTATAAATGAGTTATCTTTTTAAACAATGATCATCTCACAGTATTATTTATaagttgtttatttatttataaaatcacgtttcttatattcttttttttttttgaaatccaCCGGGGTACTTTCATTAACTAGAAACAATAAGACGATCAACAACCTCGGGAAGTTTGTCGACCCAAATAACTCTACCAGTTCCTACCGGCAACACATGTGCTAACGTGTGAGCCACTACATTGTTACGCCTACTAGTAAAAGACCAAACAACTGAAGAAAAGGAATTACAAAGTCGTAAAATATTATCTAAAACAAGCGAAAACAAACTCCGTCCCATTTTGCGCTGCTTCAACGCTTCAATAACTTGCGAGCAATCACTCTCCACCACCACATGTTCGTGACCTTTGTCCACCGCTTGCTCGAGCCCATCAAGGATTGCCACCGCTTCCGCTACATGGATCTCCTAAACCTCCCTCCTGTTGTGCGCCATGCTCCATAAAACCTTCCCCGAGCTGTCTCGACATACCACCCCAACACCCACACCTACACCGTCCTTTACCCCCGCATCTAGATTAAGCTTCACCCACCCCGGATTTGGAGCTCGCCGGTCTTCAACACGCACTCCCCCAGCCCCCTATTGTCCCACACCACCTCCATCCCGCACCACCAGCTCACCCTCAATCTCCTCCACCACCCTCTGCACCCGCCTCACAATGTCTTCTACCACAACCCCTCCTCCATCGAAAATGACCCGGTTTCTTGCCCTCATATCGCCCAGCAAACAACCATCATCAATCCATACTCCTTCTTCCCCAACTCACGCCAACAACCCTCCACCCAGTCACGGACATCTCCCACCCCGGCACCCTCCTCTCCCAGCAGCCCAACCGCCTCCCACACCCCCCTTGCAACCCCACAATCACGAAAGAGATGAAGACTCGAATCAACTTGACACTTACACAACGGACACAAAACATCATCATGACCAACACGAGTGTATAAATTTACCCTTGCTGCTAGTGCGTCGTTGCACAATTGCCAAAAGAAAAGCTTGATCCGAGGCCACACTTGAACCTTCCACAAATTATTCCATAAGCATTTACTCCTTTCCCAACTCGATGTCTCCACCGTCTCAACCTCCTCACCCGCGAGCAGCTTGTATACGGACCTCACAGAATACTCTCCATCCCGTTCCAACATCCAACACCACGAGTCTTCACGCTCCTTCTCGAAAGGCAGAAAACAGTCCACCAGCTTCTGTTCATCCCTGCCGCGGCCGTCACTCGTCATTAACTTAGCCACCCTCATGTCTTCACCCCCCTCCACACACGGTGATAACACCTTCCCCGTTTGAGAGCCCACAATCCATGCATCATGCCACACAAAAGTCCCTAGCCCGTCACCAATGCGTCGTCTCAACCCCCGCACTGCCACGTCTCTAGCTCCCATAATCCCGCGCCAAGTATAACTCGGATTATTATCAATCCCCGCCGCCAAGAAGTCACCCCCTCCATAGTAATTGCCATGCATAAGCCAAGCCCACAAACACCCTGGCTCCATAAACAACCGCCAGGCTTGTTTTCCCAAGAGAGCCTGGTTCGAAGCGTTAAAGTCACGAAACCCCATACCCCCCATACATTTCGGAGTACACATACGCTTCCACGACACCCATGagattttcttcttcttcttcccctcCTCATGCCTCCACCAAAACCTCGACACAATTGCTCTAAGCTCGTCACAAAAAGAAGCAGGGAGTTTAAACACACTCATCACGTAGGTAGAGAGCGAATTGGCTACCGCCTTTATAAGGATCTCCTTACCCGCCCTAGACAATATTTTCCCACGCCACCGACCATTGTAAACGTTTATTGAGCTTATTGCGCACAATGTCAGTTATCGGCTTCTTCGACCGTCCCACAACAGTAGGTAAACCCAGATACCTCTCTTGTTCCTCCACTATTCCCACACCCAACCGTTCAGCTATTCTAGCCTTACGCCCCTCAGAAACCCCACGGCTAAATGAATCAGTCGTTTTGTCCAAATTTACCAATTGACCCGAAGCAAGTTCATATAGGCGAAGAATTGTACTCACCTCGGTTGCCTCCTCCTCGCCAGCTTTCAGGAAAAAGATGTTGTCATCAGCAAATAATAAGTGCGATATAACCGGTGCTTGGGTCGCAATACATAACCCATGGAGCGAGCCAATTTCCGTAGCCTTCCTCATCAAACTGGACAAAACCTCCGCACATAAAATAAACAAATATGGGGATAACGGATCACCTTGTCTCAAGCCACCCGCCGGTTGAAAAACATCCTTTATATTGCCATTAATAAGAACAGCTGAAGAAACCGTGGTGACACACATAAGCACCCTATCAACCCACCTCGTATCGAATCCCATGACTCTCAACAGCTGCTCCAAAAAATCCCATTCGACTCGATCATATGCCTTCGCCATATCTAGCTTAACTGCCATATGCCCCTCCTTATGTTTCGAATTCTTCATGTAGTGGAACAATTCAAACGCAATAAGGACATTATCCGTAATCAATCTTCCCGGTGTAAAAGCACTCTGATTTTCCGACACTATATCATTTAAGAACAGTTTGAGCCAGTTTGCAAGAATCTTCGAAATTAATTTATACACCACATTGCATAAGCTAATCCGCCGAAAATCACGGATCTTATCAGGCGCCTTCTTCTTAGGGATTAGGACTATATGAGTATGATTAAGGCCACTCGGCATTGGTGCTCCATTCAAAACACCCAACACAGTACTCGTCACCAACGGACCCACAATGTGCCAATATGTCTGGTAGAATACGCAATTCATACCATCCGGTCCAGGAGCCTTTAAAGGGTGCATCTTATTAAGCGCTTCAAGGACCTCCTCCTCGCTATACTCTCGGGTCAACAGAAGGTTGATATCATCATTCACCCGCCCCTCCATGCCATCAAACACATCACCAAACTCGCGTACAGGGAATGCCGTGAACAACTCAGTAAAATAGTCCGTCGCAACCCGTGAAACCGCCTCATCACCGCTCCTCACAATACCCCCATCATCCACTAATTTACTAATATGATTCTTCGCCTTCCGCTGTCCCGCTTGCTTATGGAAAAAGCTCGTATTCCGATCCCCGTCTTTGAGCCATAGAGCCCTCGATCTTTGTCTCCAAAATTGTTCCTCCTGCCGGCACAAATCAGTCACCTCCCTCACCAACTTTCGCCGCTTCCTTACCTCCTCGATAGAATGGCCACCTTCATTCAACCTCGCTATTTGACTTCGCTTTGTTGCAATGGAATTCACAATTTTGCCAATACTCACCCGTTTCCAAGCTTGTAACTCCGCTGCACTCTCTTGTAAAGCCTCCACAAGATCATACCTCCCACGCTCGAAGCCTCTCGTAATCGCCTCTTCACACCCCTCAGCACCCACCCATATCTGCTCAAACCGAAACCTCTTCACGTGTTGCCCCGTACTTTCCCGCCTATCCAAGACCAGCTTAAGTGGCGAGTGGTCAGACCACTCCCGCCCCAAATGTCGTAGCCGTGCATAAGAGAACCGCTCCATCCAATCATTAATACCCATAGCCCGATCAATTCTACTTTGACGATTGTCTTCGCCCGCTTGCCCATTATCCCATGTGAACGCATATCCCTCAAATTGAACATCGACCAAGCCACACTCATCCACCGCGTCACGGAATCTATTCATTTGCCATTGAGCTCGTTGCCTTGCTTTTATCTCATTAGCGAATAAAATCTCATTATAGTCCCCAATACACATCCAAGGCAATGTTGTTTGCCGCTCAAGGATCCATAAAAGCTCCCAAGAAAGGTGTCTGTCCGCAACCATCGGCCATCCATAAAAACTCGTTACACGCTAGTCCCCATTCTCCTCCCTAATTATAAAATCCATATGATGAACGGATGATGATAAAAACTCACATTTGATCTCCTTGTTCCACCAAAACGCGAGCCCACCGGACCTGCCCACACTATCCACTTCCTTACCATAATAATTATCAAATTTCGTGCGAACAATCCGCATTTCACGACCACTTAGTTTCATCTCGCAAAGAAACACCATGGTCGGGGCCTCCCGTCGTAATAAATGACGGAGCGCACCAACTGCATCGGGGTGGCCCAATCCCCGGCAGTTAAGACTTAGGATACTCATTGGGCCCGGTGGGGTTGAGCTCTCTCAACCACCGCCTCGGGTACAATGACGCCCCCGTCGTTGACAACTTTCGACTTCTTTCTTCCCAACAACACAGCCCCCTCCTCCTCTCTACCTCGTTCCCCCCCCCCTACCGTGGCCAATTTCTCCTTAATAGGACCACTCCTTTCCTCTCCCACCTTCCTCACCCATGTACGCCCTTTCCCATTCCCACTGCCCCCCACACCCCTATTATCCACGGCCTGCATTCCCACTTCATCCTCTACCTCCCTCCTCACCAAAACCTTCTGCCCAATATCTTCATGCTGCTCGTCCACCCTAACATTCCCCTCCACCACCATATCCATTTCCCCTAAACCTCTCTGCCCCTGTTCAGCAACCGTACCAGTCCCCACTCCCACCTCCAGAGCTTACTCCTCTTCATACCGAGTATGACCCCCACCCCTCCCCATACTTCCATCACCAGGCGTCTCCCCCACCTGCCCCTCGTCCCTCTTCTTCTTAGCTTTAAAGCTCGCAGCAATATGTTGAAGCTTATCAATTATTTTGGCAATGTCAGCTTCCTCATCACTCCTCCGAATATCATCAAACATTGGTTGCAACGACCTCGTTGCCTTCCCATTTCCTTCCTTAACCGTTTTCGTAATTTTCCACGGGGATGCCCTCAACTATTCCCCAAATTTTAACTCATCTTCTTCATAAGGCCCCTCCTTGCAATCTTTTTCCCCATGCCCTAACCTCCCATAACCATAGCAAAACGTCGGTAAACGCTCATATTTCACATCGAAGCACACTTCCTTCCCAGTTGGCATCAAAATTTTAATCATCTTCTTCAAAGGTATTCGAATGTCATGTAAGATTAGAACCCTAATTGCCCTATCCATCTCTGGATTTGGCCGTAACTCCATATTAATATAGGTACCCAACATCACCCTTATCTTCCTCACATTTCCTTCATTTTTCCGTCCCGAAATCGGTAAATCATAAACTCTTGCCCATAGTGGTAAATGAAAAAGGGGGATGTCAGTTAGCTTACCTGTCGACGTCGGTTCATTGAAGCACCAAACAAACTTGCCGAAATGCCATGATTGATTCTCCAAAACCCTATCTTTATCCCGCATTGTCCCAAAGCGAAAGACGAACATCTTCTCCTTTGCGTTAATGACATTCCCAATTATTGGCTTCAATGTATTCCACAATTTGATCATCGTCTCAATAGCCGCTTTCACTTTAATCGATTTTTGCGCCCAAATTCGCCCTATCGGCATGAGTTGTCCCCTcgcttcttcctcctcagtcccTTCATCCCAAAAAAATGAATCTGCACTCCTTCGATCATCACTGTGTATAACTCCTTTACCCTTTTCCAGAGATGTAGCCATCGGATCACACCAAACTCTTGACCTGCACAAACGACACGACACAACACGACACAAAAAGAAAGAAACAACGCTGCCACACTCACGTAAAACGCGAGAGAAGCCTCAAAACAGGAGGAGAAAACCTAGACCTAACCCTAGACCTGGACCGAACCCTAGGAGAGAAACCCTAGAAAACCATTGGCCAATTGACTTTTAGTTTAGTTATTCGTATGGTAAAATCTTTTTAATTACGTTTCTTATATTCTAGTGTCATGTTGTACTTCTTTTCAagataattgttttttttttaagtttctaTGTAATCGTTATTTTAGTAGCGAGTATATTTTATTTAATAGAACCGTgtttcttttttgtattttttttat from Silene latifolia isolate original U9 population chromosome 3, ASM4854445v1, whole genome shotgun sequence harbors:
- the LOC141648669 gene encoding uncharacterized protein LOC141648669, producing MATSLEKGKGVIHSDDRRSADSFFWDEGTEEEEARGQLMPIGRIWAQKSIKVKAAIETMIKLWNTLKPIIGNVINAKEKMFVFRFGTMRDKDRVLENQSWHFGKFVWCFNEPTSTGKLTDIPLFHLPLWARVYDLPISGRKNEGNVRKIRVMLGTYINMELRPNPEMDRAIRVLILHDIRIPLKKMIKILMPTGKEVCFDVKYERLPTFCYGYGRLGHGEKDCKEGPYEEDELKFGE